A genomic window from Micromonospora violae includes:
- a CDS encoding helix-turn-helix domain-containing protein, with the protein MDSLPELTFGQRLKVYRERSGKTRAVLGGLVGRSAEWVKAVETDRILPPRIHMLDRIARALKVEVSALAGELGARSAVVNGPEHPALASVRDAVNRFAISDEASPESLTSLRKRLAMAWRARHQASDHRTVLGGLLPGLLRDVQRAALAYESDERRQAQALLAETFGLTQMFLAYQPAAELLWRVADRAMVAAQESGDPEAVACAGWFLCQVHRDAGDWDTAMGVTGDLLSALASRAADGNTNLLALWGALNFEAAYTAARAGEEGRAWRYWDRADRVAQRLPTGFYQPQTSFSQVIMGAHAVTVAVELQKSGEAVRQARRHDSAAIPSRPRRARHLIEVARAHYGKDDKETAVATLRQAYESAPETIRFNGYARQITLDLLDGPRSTRDDARDLAVKVGLLS; encoded by the coding sequence ATGGATTCCTTGCCGGAGTTGACTTTCGGGCAGCGGTTGAAGGTCTACCGGGAGCGGTCGGGGAAGACCCGTGCGGTGCTCGGCGGATTGGTGGGGCGCAGCGCCGAGTGGGTCAAGGCGGTGGAGACCGATCGCATCCTGCCGCCGCGTATTCACATGTTGGATCGCATCGCGCGTGCACTCAAGGTCGAGGTGTCTGCCCTGGCCGGTGAGTTGGGCGCCCGGTCTGCTGTGGTCAACGGGCCGGAGCATCCGGCGCTGGCGTCGGTCCGGGACGCCGTGAACCGCTTCGCAATATCCGATGAGGCTTCTCCGGAGTCGTTGACGAGCCTGAGAAAGCGGCTTGCGATGGCTTGGCGGGCGCGTCATCAGGCGTCGGATCACCGGACGGTGCTGGGCGGGTTGTTGCCGGGGCTGTTGCGCGACGTGCAGCGCGCCGCGTTGGCGTACGAGAGTGATGAGCGTCGGCAGGCGCAGGCCCTGTTGGCGGAGACGTTCGGGTTGACGCAGATGTTCCTCGCCTATCAGCCCGCTGCGGAGTTGTTGTGGCGGGTCGCGGACCGGGCGATGGTGGCGGCGCAGGAGTCCGGTGACCCGGAGGCGGTGGCGTGCGCGGGGTGGTTCCTGTGCCAGGTGCATCGGGACGCCGGTGACTGGGACACCGCGATGGGGGTGACAGGGGACCTTCTGTCGGCGCTGGCGTCGCGTGCGGCCGACGGGAACACGAACCTGTTGGCGCTCTGGGGCGCATTGAACTTCGAGGCCGCGTACACCGCCGCCCGTGCTGGTGAGGAAGGTAGGGCTTGGCGGTACTGGGATCGCGCGGATCGGGTGGCGCAGCGCCTGCCAACGGGTTTCTATCAGCCGCAGACGTCGTTCTCGCAGGTCATCATGGGCGCCCATGCGGTGACCGTGGCGGTGGAGTTGCAGAAGTCCGGTGAGGCGGTGCGACAGGCGCGCCGCCACGATTCGGCGGCGATCCCGTCGAGGCCCCGCCGGGCACGCCATCTCATCGAGGTTGCGCGGGCGCACTACGGCAAGGACGACAAGGAAACGGCCGTGGCAACCCTCCGGCAGGCGTACGAGTCGGCCCCGGAGACGATTCGCTTCAACGGGTACGCCCGCCAGATTACCCTGGACCTGCTCGACGGCCCGCGTTCCACTCGTGACGACGCCCGTGACCTCGCGGTCAAGGTCGGGCTGCTCTCGTGA
- a CDS encoding cyclase family protein: MPTQDDVLGYFDTLSNWGRWGDDDERGTLNHITDDVRLAAARAVRHGRSVSCAWEVAAPQDMERSTTTCPCAAEMPGAEHMPAHFHADRRWGFSSERLGISFHGNTLTHLDSPCHIFWDGMMYNGRSHSLVDAATGSAWGAVTAAANGIVTRGVLLDVARARDVPWWEPGQGVFPDDLEEAERRQGVRVRPGDAILLRTGYGRFRHENGATSGFAQAGWHASCLPWLHERGVALIGADTPQDVQPSGYDDVLMPVHAVSLVAMGLWLLDNCDLEACASTAVELDQWDFHLAVAPVRLAGTSGSPVNPIATF; the protein is encoded by the coding sequence ATGCCGACGCAGGACGACGTGCTCGGGTACTTCGACACGCTGTCGAACTGGGGGCGCTGGGGTGACGACGACGAGCGCGGAACGCTGAACCACATCACCGACGACGTCCGGCTGGCGGCGGCGCGGGCCGTACGCCACGGCCGGAGCGTGTCGTGCGCGTGGGAGGTTGCCGCACCGCAGGACATGGAGCGGTCGACGACGACGTGCCCGTGCGCCGCCGAGATGCCGGGTGCCGAGCACATGCCCGCGCACTTCCACGCCGACCGGCGGTGGGGTTTCTCGTCCGAGCGGCTCGGCATCTCGTTTCACGGCAACACCCTCACTCACCTCGACTCGCCGTGCCACATCTTCTGGGACGGCATGATGTACAACGGCCGGTCGCACTCGTTGGTCGACGCCGCGACGGGTTCGGCGTGGGGGGCCGTGACGGCGGCGGCGAACGGGATCGTCACGCGTGGTGTCCTGTTGGACGTCGCGCGGGCCCGGGACGTGCCGTGGTGGGAACCGGGGCAGGGGGTGTTCCCCGACGACCTCGAAGAGGCCGAGCGCCGTCAGGGCGTACGGGTTCGACCGGGCGACGCGATCCTCCTGCGTACCGGCTACGGCCGCTTCCGACACGAGAACGGTGCGACGAGCGGTTTCGCGCAGGCCGGGTGGCACGCGTCCTGCCTGCCGTGGCTGCATGAGCGGGGAGTCGCGCTGATCGGTGCGGACACGCCGCAGGATGTTCAGCCGTCGGGGTACGACGATGTGTTGATGCCGGTCCACGCCGTGAGTCTCGTGGCGATGGGTCTGTGGCTGCTCGACAACTGCGACCTGGAGGCGTGCGCGTCGACGGCCGTTGAGCTCGACCAGTGGGACTTCCACCTGGCGGTCGCGCCGGTCCGCCTCGCCGGTACGTCCGGCAGCCCGGTCAACCCGATCGCCACCTTCTGA
- a CDS encoding DUF1996 domain-containing protein, translating to MIDLRSTPRRRRSVTALLLVSMALAGGCKETPATPGASGPSSDTGIGSSAPDAPTATTPADPSATPSAPGTSASPSAPGKPAKPPTSAAPPTASGGWITIDAAAQAAATKAFFARKPKPVTGNPVKVPEFNVGCKTSHHNSDDPIVLPKLIGGSHNHTFWGNRSTNANSTAESLRAAKATTCNSPDDQSAYWVPTMYQNGKVVDPKEVTVYYGSRLKDPSKTQPFPFGLRMITGNAKNQVDTPDKQGNHFWCAGIGGEIGRSADKTFPVCAKTANIVRQITFPDCWDGKHLDSPDHKAHMANGDHTGACPKSHPVPVPSVSFVISYPLSANTDGITLASGTSFSMHADFFNAWKDEALAARVRNCLDQGVKCNSAGNF from the coding sequence TTGATAGATCTCCGATCCACCCCTCGACGCCGTCGTTCCGTCACGGCCCTGTTGCTGGTGAGCATGGCGCTCGCCGGCGGATGCAAGGAAACGCCGGCCACTCCCGGCGCGTCCGGCCCGTCCAGCGACACCGGCATCGGCTCGTCCGCCCCGGACGCGCCGACCGCCACCACCCCGGCCGACCCGTCGGCCACGCCGAGCGCCCCGGGCACGTCGGCCTCCCCGTCCGCGCCGGGCAAGCCGGCGAAGCCGCCGACCAGCGCCGCTCCGCCCACCGCATCCGGTGGCTGGATCACCATCGACGCCGCCGCGCAGGCCGCCGCGACGAAGGCGTTCTTCGCCCGCAAGCCCAAGCCGGTGACCGGCAACCCGGTCAAGGTGCCCGAATTCAACGTCGGCTGCAAGACCAGCCACCACAACAGCGACGACCCGATCGTGCTGCCCAAGCTGATCGGTGGCTCGCACAACCACACGTTCTGGGGTAACAGGTCGACCAACGCCAACTCGACCGCCGAATCGCTGCGGGCGGCGAAGGCGACCACCTGCAACTCACCGGACGACCAGTCCGCCTACTGGGTGCCGACGATGTACCAGAACGGCAAGGTCGTGGACCCGAAGGAGGTGACCGTCTACTACGGTTCCCGCCTGAAGGATCCGAGCAAGACCCAGCCCTTCCCGTTCGGCCTGCGAATGATCACCGGTAACGCCAAGAATCAGGTCGACACCCCGGACAAGCAGGGCAACCACTTCTGGTGTGCCGGCATCGGCGGGGAGATCGGCCGCAGCGCCGACAAGACGTTCCCGGTCTGCGCCAAGACCGCGAACATCGTCCGGCAGATCACCTTCCCGGACTGCTGGGACGGCAAGCACCTGGACAGCCCGGACCACAAGGCGCACATGGCCAACGGTGACCACACCGGGGCGTGCCCGAAGAGCCACCCGGTGCCCGTCCCGTCGGTCTCCTTCGTGATCTCGTACCCGTTGAGCGCGAACACCGACGGCATCACCCTCGCGTCCGGCACGTCGTTCTCCATGCACGCGGACTTCTTCAACGCGTGGAAGGACGAGGCGCTCGCCGCACGGGTGCGCAACTGCCTCGACCAGGGCGTGAAGTGCAACTCGGCCGGCAACTTCTGA
- a CDS encoding L,D-transpeptidase, whose protein sequence is MTLMAVIVAATPLVLAGCTTERRPAPRPVVEPVAPSPELTLMPADLSRDVPLSAEVVPRVRGGTISAVRLVDDQGAPVRVEPREDGSAWVPTTPLRPQRTYTVEVTATGDAGGTTTRTTTFTTMATSNKPQVTSTLYFADKRTYGTAMPVTIGFDPPIDRAARADVQRRLFVTTNPPQPGVWSWVDDGSQVYYRAPDFWRPGTTISVRAGLEGLPIGRNHIGDVDRTATSRIGRQVALEVDNATKQMRVRRDGKLIRTIPVSLGKRSTPTSSGKMVIMEKHQNTTFDTRGEPNGGYVVHVKDAQRLTWGGEFIHGAPWSVSDQGHRNVSHGCTNISPANADWLMTVTQIGDLVTVTGTEVRLESGNGWTPWNASWGQFVKGSALPVPADLRPARASASPPPAVAAGTPTPDPSASSG, encoded by the coding sequence ATGACGCTCATGGCGGTGATCGTCGCGGCGACGCCCCTGGTCCTCGCCGGGTGTACCACCGAGCGGAGGCCCGCCCCGCGTCCCGTCGTCGAGCCGGTGGCGCCGTCGCCCGAACTGACCCTCATGCCCGCCGACCTGTCCCGCGACGTGCCCCTGAGCGCCGAGGTCGTGCCGCGCGTCAGGGGCGGGACGATCAGCGCCGTGCGCCTCGTCGACGACCAGGGCGCGCCGGTCCGGGTGGAGCCGCGCGAGGACGGGTCGGCCTGGGTGCCCACGACGCCGTTGCGGCCGCAACGCACCTACACCGTCGAGGTGACCGCCACCGGCGACGCCGGCGGGACCACCACCCGTACCACCACCTTCACCACCATGGCGACATCGAACAAGCCGCAGGTCACCAGCACGCTGTACTTCGCCGACAAGCGGACGTACGGCACGGCGATGCCGGTGACCATCGGCTTCGATCCGCCCATCGACCGGGCGGCGCGCGCCGACGTACAGCGGCGGTTGTTCGTCACCACGAACCCACCCCAGCCGGGCGTGTGGTCCTGGGTGGACGACGGCAGCCAGGTCTACTACCGGGCTCCCGACTTCTGGCGGCCGGGCACGACGATCAGTGTCCGGGCCGGCCTCGAGGGCCTGCCGATCGGCCGGAACCACATCGGTGACGTCGACCGCACCGCGACCTCCAGGATCGGACGGCAGGTGGCGCTCGAGGTCGACAACGCCACCAAACAGATGCGCGTGCGGCGTGATGGCAAGCTGATCCGCACGATCCCGGTGAGCCTCGGCAAGCGCAGCACACCCACGTCCAGCGGCAAGATGGTGATCATGGAGAAGCACCAGAACACCACGTTCGACACGCGTGGCGAGCCGAACGGCGGCTACGTGGTGCACGTCAAGGACGCCCAACGGCTCACCTGGGGCGGCGAGTTCATCCACGGGGCACCCTGGTCGGTGTCGGATCAGGGCCACCGCAACGTCTCGCATGGCTGCACGAACATCTCGCCCGCCAACGCCGACTGGTTGATGACAGTCACCCAGATCGGTGACCTGGTCACCGTCACCGGCACCGAGGTCCGGCTCGAGTCGGGCAACGGCTGGACGCCCTGGAACGCCAGTTGGGGTCAGTTCGTCAAGGGCAGCGCGCTGCCCGTACCTGCGGATCTTCGACCGGCTCGGGCATCGGCGTCGCCGCCGCCCGCGGTCGCCGCTGGCACGCCGACGCCGGACCCGTCCGCCTCCAGCGGCTGA
- a CDS encoding DUF4878 domain-containing protein — protein sequence MTYEPIMVPDRRPNRTVRTVLIVLGALLALCCVVGTCVGLWFYRSLKDSVEPARAATTAFVDDVQAGNYPGAYGRLCERVRDGMTQEEFARVQAAQLKISSYEITNVNVNNFNGRLTATATVVVVQEATGARASQAVALVKEDDEWRVCQ from the coding sequence ATGACGTACGAGCCGATAATGGTTCCCGACCGGAGGCCGAACCGGACTGTTCGTACGGTCCTGATCGTCCTCGGTGCCCTACTGGCGCTGTGCTGCGTGGTGGGCACCTGCGTCGGCCTCTGGTTCTACCGCTCGCTCAAGGACTCGGTCGAACCGGCCCGGGCGGCCACGACGGCGTTCGTCGACGACGTGCAGGCCGGCAACTACCCGGGCGCGTACGGGCGGCTGTGCGAACGGGTGCGCGACGGCATGACTCAGGAGGAGTTCGCCCGGGTCCAGGCCGCCCAGTTGAAGATCAGCAGTTACGAGATCACCAACGTGAACGTCAACAACTTCAACGGGCGGCTCACCGCGACCGCCACCGTCGTGGTGGTCCAGGAGGCCACCGGCGCGCGGGCCAGTCAGGCGGTGGCGCTGGTCAAGGAGGACGACGAGTGGCGGGTCTGCCAGTGA
- a CDS encoding SRPBCC family protein, giving the protein MRVRTGWTMPHPAEVLWPALCDSRLELQPRCPVFYLGTPRPTSCRLPDGPGEVGASRQCVSEQGVVRQRITVWEPPSRLAFHMESTDLHFHRFVDYLGDLFELVPVNGGTRVTRTTTVTVRGYGRVALEPALWVGLKSVHRFVFRNWQKMALSPPAIL; this is encoded by the coding sequence ATGCGCGTGCGAACCGGATGGACCATGCCCCACCCGGCCGAGGTTCTGTGGCCGGCTCTCTGCGACTCGCGTCTTGAGCTTCAGCCACGCTGCCCGGTGTTCTACCTGGGCACGCCCCGACCCACCTCGTGCCGGCTGCCGGACGGCCCGGGCGAGGTCGGCGCCTCCCGGCAGTGTGTCTCGGAACAGGGCGTGGTGCGCCAGCGGATCACGGTGTGGGAGCCGCCGAGCCGGTTGGCGTTCCACATGGAGTCGACGGACCTGCATTTTCATCGTTTCGTCGACTATCTCGGGGACCTGTTCGAGTTGGTCCCGGTCAACGGCGGGACCCGGGTTACCCGGACCACGACGGTGACGGTCCGGGGGTACGGTCGCGTCGCGCTCGAACCGGCGCTCTGGGTCGGGCTGAAGTCGGTGCACCGCTTCGTGTTCCGCAACTGGCAGAAGATGGCGTTGTCGCCACCCGCCATCCTCTGA
- a CDS encoding ROK family protein, producing the protein MTRVTADVTFLRDYNQALVMAVGRTARTFERATVVRATGLTPQAVSKVIARLTADGLIRPAGVRRPGIGKPAVVYELVPDSRYAIGAHVARRTLRLVLVDLAGTVHHSAVSPLPHDFTPAQLLDALSVGIDTMAGVGDLRSRLTGLGIGMIGPLDHANGLVRDAHGLRHWHDVPLREIAEKHLGLPVHLDKDVTAGITAEAWRHGATFGDAALIMVESGVGAGFWLGGAAHRGAHTNAGEFGHTVVDLTGPRCVCGRHGCLEVVHHHAAEAGDVAHAARVLAVGVVNLLQTLDLAHVVLAGADLLGHPQTYLAAVTEAVQADARRADWLRTRVTLSSLGADVIAAGAAMQVLDQHYGIPELAHPLIVGS; encoded by the coding sequence ATGACTCGCGTCACTGCCGACGTCACCTTCCTCCGCGACTACAACCAGGCACTGGTCATGGCCGTGGGGCGTACCGCTCGCACCTTCGAGCGCGCGACAGTGGTCAGGGCCACCGGCCTGACGCCACAGGCGGTCTCCAAGGTCATCGCCCGGCTGACCGCCGACGGCCTGATCCGCCCGGCCGGCGTGCGGCGTCCGGGCATCGGCAAGCCGGCGGTCGTCTACGAACTCGTCCCGGACAGCCGATACGCCATCGGCGCCCACGTGGCGCGGCGCACGCTGCGGCTGGTCCTGGTCGACCTGGCCGGCACCGTGCACCACTCGGCGGTCAGCCCGCTGCCCCACGACTTCACCCCGGCGCAACTCCTCGACGCCCTCAGCGTCGGCATCGACACGATGGCCGGCGTCGGCGACCTGCGCAGCCGCCTCACCGGGCTGGGCATCGGCATGATCGGCCCGCTCGACCACGCCAACGGCCTGGTCCGGGACGCCCACGGCCTGCGGCACTGGCACGACGTACCGCTGCGCGAGATCGCCGAGAAGCACCTGGGCCTGCCCGTCCACCTGGACAAGGACGTCACCGCGGGGATCACGGCGGAGGCCTGGCGGCACGGCGCGACGTTCGGCGACGCGGCCCTCATCATGGTCGAGTCCGGCGTCGGCGCGGGCTTCTGGCTGGGCGGGGCGGCCCACCGTGGGGCGCACACCAACGCCGGCGAATTCGGCCACACCGTCGTCGACCTGACCGGGCCGCGCTGCGTCTGCGGCCGGCACGGGTGCCTGGAGGTCGTGCACCACCACGCCGCCGAGGCCGGGGACGTCGCACACGCCGCCCGGGTGCTGGCCGTGGGCGTCGTCAACCTGCTCCAGACCCTCGACCTCGCCCACGTGGTGCTGGCCGGCGCGGACCTCCTCGGGCACCCGCAGACCTACCTCGCGGCGGTCACCGAGGCCGTGCAGGCCGACGCGCGGCGCGCGGACTGGCTCCGCACGAGGGTGACCCTGTCCAGCCTCGGCGCGGACGTGATCGCCGCGGGCGCCGCCATGCAGGTCCTCGACCAGCACTACGGCATTCCGGAGCTGGCCCATCCCTTGATCGTTGGCAGCTGA